TTTTATAAATATCCCCCTCCCAtcctgcaaaaaaagaaaagttaataAAACGTATGGAATGGTGAAACTAGTCAATAAGACCGCATATGACGTCAAAATATGATAAGATCAGAAATTTTGTGGAACACGAGGCgttagccgagtgtgtcactaatATTATAGAAAATTAGTTTTGGATGATAGAAACGTCAGCTATGCCAGCAAGCAACATAGAGATTTCTCGTGGTTTCCAAAGCAGTCCAGCAACCACACCCAATACCCTTGCTTTGTGCTGCGGTAGACTGAAGTTGGTAAAACGAGATCAAAGTTTATTGCTTCCGCAGCAAGCAAGCCTGAACCGAGCAAGTAACTCGGGTCTCTAATCGGCAGATAAATTCAGTACAGGAAACCTTCTCTCTTCCAAAACGCAATGCATTGTGGTCCTCAGTAAGAGCACAGGCACAAGGGATTTGAAATGTTAATGATCTTATTCTTATGGAATTTCAATTAATTTAAAGGGACCGACACTTTCAAGACAGCTGTTGTCTTCGGGAATCATTAAAAAGGTCTTAAAATTAACGTTACTCTTGGGTGCCCCTACTTTCGGAATTCTACGTTACATGTTAATTAGGTCACATTTCGTGGAAAAGTAGAACAGAAACAAATCATGCTCGTCGACGGTTGTATCCCAAAACCAGTCCTTTCAATTCAATTATGTGTTTAGATTCTGCGTTAGATAAAGGAGTGTCAATTCCGAGTCATTAATGGAGATTTGGCGAAACCGACCCCACTGTTCTGTTGCTCTGTCAAAAGTCATAGTTTTGTTTGAATTGCAGATCAAAGACAAACTTCGTTGCCAAGATTCAATTATTATACCAGGGGTGTCCGCTTAAGAGAAAgcataaacaaaggaaaaatccaattttaatttcaaaaatgtCCGCTTACTGGAATGTGTAAATACAGAGATTGACTGGTAAAATAGGGAATTGAAAAACGTGTCTTTACGTAGAGCTTATTCTTCTGCACCAGAAACAAGGGTTTTGGCCttaagtttcttttatggtTGCTTGACTTTACTGGAAAGCATTATACCGCGCTTTCTAAGAAACGTCCTCTCAACCAAATGACCATACAAGAAGAGGATTAAAATTTTCGATAATAAGCTTGGAAAGTGGAACATGTAATGCTATTTAACTAATAGTTGTCAGTGATTTGGGATCATAAGATTTTAGACATAGTAGACTAAATGTAGATAAAACTTTGCCCTTGTTTCAGCGGAGACAGTGAATGTGTTTAGTTCACGATTTTCACTTACTCCAAAACGTCAATTTGAATGAGTTATAGCTCGATTCAATTGTAATGTAATCGTGGAGGGTGAATTCGTGTGATTTTAACTAAATGAAAGGCTCTGACTGCTTCTCCATTCTTTTGGGTTCTCTTGTTCCGACGTGCACATAAATCGAATACTAATTAGCCCTGGGCGAAATACTGAATCAGATGTTTCTCgtgcaaacaatgaatgaataaaatgatatatgaaattaaCCATATACTGAACAGttactgcggatatgaaatcaagtcattctatgatcctcccagttatggacgcaattttagcaattgcgtagagaagcctgaaaatttaggacttcaagtGGGCTTGAagccgtgacctcgcgatactggtgggacgctctaaccaactgagctatgaagccactgaagttgggagctggtcatttctgggttctaatgttcccgtgaggaatgaatcaatgaacaaaatgatatatgaaatgaaccatatactgaactgcggatatgaaatcaagtaatgctgtgatcctcgcagttatggatgcAATTTGGTCTGACAAAAACCTGAAATCTGAAAGTGAGACATGCAATAGTGTGAAAGTTCCTTTAGTgtcttttaattattatttttccaaGTATAAAGTTTGCTTATTAATGAGGTCTAAGGTCGTCCAAAATATCATGTGGGTGGtttagaccactttcgatatattaaaattcagtcctaaacaaaaggcatcatctcgaggctctggggaataaactcatacaaatccttatatttattccccagagcttctagatgatgtcttttgttttgggaCTCAATTTTaaatcgaaattggtctattgcagCCGAAAATGTTTGCAACCCCGATCTTAACACCTGAATCACGTAAAGTTTGAATATTTTTCTCGTTCACGGGGGCACTTTATACAAGAACTTTCCTGGGACAAAAACCATTTTTGCTGCATGGCAGGAGTGTTCATTATAAATTAAGTTGAATTCACTTTCCGTTTCAGCTTAATTATAACGCCCTGCTACAAAATGCAAGCGAAGCATCTTCGTAAAGTCTTCCTTTCCAAGAAACGCCTTCATAATTTCCCTTATATAATAAGCACACGACTTCAAGCGGCAAAACCGTTTAGGTCTTTCACACGCTCAGAGGCTGGCTGACAAAGGCAGCAGCAAAATCGTGTGGTTATCTAGCTTTCCTCGCTGGCAACAAAGAAGAGATAAGTGAGGTGAGTGAATAACAAAGAAGTCTTTCAGATCATTATTTTCGACTGATTTCGTTAAAACTGTTAATCACCTGCTTCGGACGTACCCGAAAAATGCGCTGAAGATCAACTATTTTAAACGTACAAGAAATGTGTAAATTTGGAGTCCCGGCGTAATATCTAAAACTTTATCCTTGTAAGATTATGAAGACCGTGATTTCACATCGCCTTATGCTCCCTTCAAACATTTCCTAGCTTCGAGTTCCAAACAAAGAACAATGCGCTCACATCATGTAGAACAATTAATCAAATTCTTAGAATAGAAACGAAATCAATTTGAGAAACCATTTTTGCAATCCTAAGAGAAACGCCAGACAAGAAAACTGTAGCTAGAGAGTTAGAGATCTTgaaatattgaaagaaatgaacCTCTCACAATGTAATGTATTTCTAGCTTACACGGGATCCTTCCACACATATAACTTTTCCTTCGTAAACGCGTCGAAAGTTTTCCACGCGCATGAATCCTGGGGCGTTTTACGGATAACGTTTTAATCCCATCAGTACACGGGCACTTAGATCAAACAGGAAAGTCCTACTCAACCCCAACAATCTTTTCTATCTTCTGGGATGAAAATTTCAACTGTAACTACACACCACCTCAGTATCTGCGAGGTCGTCCCATAAGGAATCCAAGTCGTATTCATTTCGTGTCAAAATTGAGTTTAATAACTTCCCTTTTGAGGTGATCTGCGTATACATTCCTAAGAGCAATGATGACTTGAACGCACAAAACAGAGCTCGGGTTAACTCATGATATATAATTTGGTCAAAGAGCAATTTCCAATTGAGTGCTGATTTTGGTTTTGTCCCCATGGTATTAGGAGGAAGGGAGGGGGTTGTGTAGGTTTATGCTCCCTTATGTCAACATGGGTGTGTATCGCTCCAAGGGGTATGGCTCTCGAGCAATTTTAGTCTAAAATCGGGACGTTACAGATTTTGACAAGGTTGGTCCAAAAATGGGCCATTTTCTTTTCTGTAGTCTGAAGCAAGGTATAGAGTTTTATCTTTACAAGAACTTTGATGCCAAATCAGTAGCATGTTTTGGTTAAAAATGGGGCACTAAAACCCTCTTCTTGTTGTCTGAAATAGGGTCTAGGGGAGGGGGTCGCATATCTACACTTTGCGTTACGCTCAAAAATCTCGCTCCACTTCCTCTCcaaatcagaagtaaaaccaaaaccacttGTGACTCGCTCGAATGCGTTTTCCCGCGTTTAGCGCCGGATACTCGAATCTGCTTTGAATTCTAATTGGTTCATTGACTTGTTTTCGTGTGGAGTAATTAATCTGAGTTACTGTGATGAGGATCGTTTCAGTCTTAAAGAAACTGAGTTGAAAATGCTCAAATGTGAATAGCTGCTCTTTTCATCCTGTTGGCGAAATTCAATGCTTATAAAAAAACCACTCCTGGCTAGAAATTCATATTTTCGTACTTGTACGTCAAGCAAAACATGCATGTTAATTACATTTCGTGGAAAAGCTTAACGGTAACAAATCATCTCTTGTTTTAGTTTAATTAGAACTTCCTGCCTAACACAAGATACATGTATGGGAACAAAGAATGCTTTTCGAAACCGGGCCTTCACTGTCTGGCCGTTCAATTCAAGTCTGCTTTTAAACTGTGTTTTGGAAGAGTGATGCTTCATTTAGTCATTAAGATACCATTTTGATTTACTCATTATTGAGTTTGCTAAATTATTCATAACAGCTTATAACTTCTGTCTGCAACTTAATGGTTGTTTATTTCAATGTTGGAGCTTATTCTGTGATGTACTGTTGACGGTCACGGTAAAGCTCTGCACAATGATTACATTTAGTTTCTCATGGCAAAGGTTTAGCTGTCATTCAGACGCAATTTTCCTAAACTTTGTCCAAGTGTTCTACCTACCCCTAATTCTTTCCTTACACTACAAAAATCAATATTGTGACTAAAAGCCCGAGAGGTTTTCAGAGTGATTGCATTTAGTTTCTAATAGCAAAGTTTTAGCTGTCATTCAGACGCTGTCGAAGTTTTGCTAAACTTTCTCCAAGTGTTCTACCTACCCCTAATTCTTTCCTTACACTAAAATGTCAATATTGTGACTAAAAGCCCGAAATATTCATTTGAAAACAGAACAATCATTTGTGCGTCAATCAGTCGATGTTTGTTTCTCCGCTTTTAGACTATTCAAAGCTGCAATGAGTCAATTATCGATTTTGCTGCCGGTAATCGTCGGGATCCTCGTCCCTGGAGCATTAGCGCACAGTAAAGAGTGCGAGGATTGCAATAACTGTTGCAATGTCAACTGTGTTTCCAGTGAAATGCGCGTAGAGGAACAGACCAAGGGGACCATTCGCGTCTCTCAGCTGTCCAACGGCGACATCATCCGTGGGATCAGGGGAACTGAGCGGATGCCTGGCTGGTGCAAGGTGGAAGCTGTTTATCCGAGGGCCCACACCGACAATTTCACAACCTACGATGGCTTCACAAAAGACCACATGGTAATTGATGCCGATACTGTTCGCCCGTACGGTAAGAAAGGAGAGGTGAAGAAATCTCGTCTGTTTACGCTTGCTACCGAGTGCGACGCCGCATTAAACGCAGATGGTCAGGCGTTCACGCCAATCAGCACCACGTTCTGTCCTCATGAGCTGAGCTGGGGCGAGTATCTTCCTCTGATCGCTGCCATTCGTCGCGTGACCAACCGCACAGGTTACTTTTGGTATCTTAGCGACGCTTTCCATGACAACCAAACAGCAAAGGTTCCACGCTGGATTGACATGCTTCTCGACATCTGTACAGAACTCTTGCGCTGCACGCGTGAGGGAGAATgccaaaagtttgaaaaaatcatgGAAGAGTTTGTCCACGAGCACTTGAACAGGAAGTATGTGGTAATGGTTGAGAGCGCATTTCCCAACATGGGTGGAGACGTGGACAAAGATGAAACAGGCACAATCACTGAGGTGGTTCGCGAGAAAGGTACAAACAACGTTGTGCTTTTCTCAGCCGTGGGCTGTGCTGTAGCTGGGCTCTTGATCGCGGTTGTCGCATCGGTCCTTCTGTACCGCATGCGAGTGAAGAGGAAGCAAAAGGCACTAAAGGAGCCGCATCCAAACCAACCACCGGTTATGGTCCAGGATACCAAGGCATAGAGATGACACCAAGTTAGCGCTGCAGCTTTAAATTTGCCGGACACCGTCGCATAACTAGTTTTCCTTGCCATAGGTCAGGAACGTACTTGTTTATTAATTGTAAGGGTGGTTagtaaaaaaaacacattttaataATTTGATTTTTAGCAAGTAGAGGGAGGCAGCTTTGACACCGTCGCATTATTAGTTTTCCCTGCTGTAGGTCTGGAActtgttttgttattgtaagGGTGATTTGTAAAACAGCAGTTTTACCTATTGATTTTTAACACGCAACGGAAGCAAAACGGAAACACATTTAATATCCTTAGGGAGCTATAACTGtaacctttttcgcttgtacattttgttttcccaatacaggcttgtgataatactcagaaggtttggtcctttgttttgttcatgaaaaagagtgcatgcagacacatgcatgcttgcatgcactctttttaatgaataaaacaaaggaccaaacctcctgagtattatcatatgatctgtattgggaaaacaaaatgtacaagcgaaaaaggtctattcaacACATTAATAATTGATACATTGCCCAAATATGGTTAGAAAGCTCTCGATAGATGTAGATCTACATGACGTCTATTCGGCGATAGATGTAGATTTCTcaagagaatgtgaaaatgaCGGACCGGTGCCGCTTCACAAATGTTACAATTTGGGAATCTTTCATTTGTTATCAATGTCTTGAATTATAAAACAGTTATAGCGCTCAAGCTTGCGTGATATCACCTAATTTTAGCCTAATAATTAGACGATATCACGCTTTCGCGCTTTAACCGTTACATGCCTCCTGACATGCATCGAGTTTAGAATGGTTTGTCGTGAAATGATGTCGAAAACGCGTAATTGCAGGATTTGAAGGCTTTTGAAGTCTGGGCAGCTTCACTGTAAAGTAATGTAATGCGAGTTCGTCAGTAGAACTGAGTGTGGTTGTAATGGCGACGGGCAGAAATAAGCATGCAATAAAATCATTTTCCCTGGTCCTCATGTCTCGGTTAATAGGCGAGTTCTTTACCCATCTCCAGGTGGAATACCCTCTGTAATGCACCGCACGGGGAGATCCCACTCAAAAAAGGAAGCTTTTTTCCAGGCTAAAGGGTAAAAGGGTTAAGGATTTTGCAAGAAGAAAAAGGGTTCGTAAGGTGGACATTTAGGTGCTGTAAAGGGCCTTTCAAAATATCTCCAATGGACGTACCCAACAGCtgattttttcaagtgttttaatgGGGTTTCCAAGTGAAAAGTTTTGTAATAGTGAAAACGACAAAAAActaaggtgacacacgctaacacaccgatctcttaatgtgatccaccttcccacacgcgccttgccgtgggagaacagttttgctgttctcAACACAGTTCACCTCACGTCTCGTGTGTGGAGCTGCTAGTTAAAGGTATGCCTAAACTTCCGCAtcgtatgttagctacgccatgctgatgaagCCTAGAAAGACCGAAACGGTTggccatggctgctaattgaccgggtggaATGCTTGTGCGCATGCTTGATGTGTTGGCCAAACCGGGTTGGTGTTTAAGTGTGTTACCTTGCTTTCTCTGTAAGAGTCATTTCACTATTAGCGTAAATACGTTTTTCTCCTTCTTTTGATGATCCCAACATGTCAACTGTCATCACCGCAGTATCTGAGCTGAGGGGCTACACTTTCTGCCCAAAATGTTTATATAAAAGGTAAACGTTGGCACCTCGGGGCAGAGCCAGCCGAGGAAAAACGTTGCaggaatttcttaaatgttGTTCCCTTTTGTGAAAAGTTCCtcaaaaatttcttatttatgGGAAATCTGCCAAATAgtcgccatttttttctcaaagacGCGTCAAAATGCAGTGAAGTTTCTCAAAATTTGTTCACTCTTTGAAATTAATGGTCGCTTTAATGTCACTTTATCATTACTTGATTGGATGTGAAGCGGAAACAAACCTCTGTCATTTGCTTTTCCTTGTGGCTGGAACCCGCTGACCTTTTCGTTGCAGTGCTTCttccaacctcgtttccagcgCCCTTTTTTTACGTTGTTTACTTGCCGAGGTTTTGTGACTTCAGTTTTATTCTCTTGTGACATTTCTCGTTTTGAATGTGCCGTCTTgttatatatcttttttttaacgTGGATATTACTAAACAAAAATAGTGCTATCGAATGGGAAAGCTGATTCAAGTTGCCAAAATTCCAATAACTGCAGAAGTTGATATGATACAGACTACTAAAGgagtatttacatgagaccagtGCGAACTCAGACCGGCGCGAATTCGTATcggcctccatacatttctttttatgcatttacatgagaccgacCCGACAGTGAACGCAGACCGGTCTGCTTTTGTCTTGGTTGCTGGACCGAGTTCTGAGTTCGTACCATTCTCATGTAAATGAGAACGAATCTCAGGTagaccgggtccagaaatttcaagcctgtatgtTTTTGGATCCACCGTATATTTATTTGACAAAACAGCATTTCGTCCCGAAATCATGCACCAAAAAatttcgtcccggtttcatgtaaacggttgcAAAAGAGTCATACCAGTAAAAGTTCATGcaggtctgagttcgtcccggtctcatgtaaataccccccaAATCAAACCTCCAATAACGTAGTTGGAAAAAGGAGTTTCTTTTTCCTACTGTTCAGGAGCGATTTTGCAGGCTTTTATGTTACCTATTTCAGTAACGATGAAACAAGGTGTTTGGCTTTTTTAGCTCATTATATTTGTGGAGATGTATGATAAGTCCAAAGTTTGTAGTTATTTTGGCATAGCTTATTCAAGCCACGAGTTCCTCTATGTGATCAAGTAGTACGTTTGGATGAAGAGGCATTTCCTGTAATGTCCCCTTAATTAATTTCAAAGCCGCCTAATCCTGAATTTCGGACTTTTGCTTTTCGGGCCTACCTTCTTTCACTGTTTTTTTGTTATATTCTCTTTGTGATTTGTATACCTTTTcttgtaatatttttcttttgtctgatATTGTCACCCTATTCGCACAAAGTGACGCATCTATGAGTGCTACATCTTGAGCACTCTGCTTTGCGGAGCCGAAACCTGGACCACATATGCCCGTCACGAAAAGAAGCTGGATGCCTTTCATCTCCGTTGCCTACGGCGCTCATGGGGATAAACTGGTGGGATAGAATCACAAATGAAGAGGTATTATCGCGTGCTGGTTGCCGCTCACTGTTCAAACTTTcgtgttcaaattgagcactctgcTAGGATGAGTCATTACCGCTAGTAATTGCGCacgctcactagctcgctagtttgagcactctggcatggcttggatgttccacatgtgtgggacatctggggtgggtttatagcttaacctccatatatatagatatatctTTTATATATTATCAATTTGCTTGTCAGCTTCTTTCACCTGttctctgtttgtttgtttgtgccACTAATATATTTGACTTCTCCTTCACTGTGACAAGTTCTTTAATTAAACTACAAATGATTTCCCGTTCCACTATAGCCAGACCCTAGGATAGTCTATCAGTAGATTCCTTGGTTCACCGCGAACATGTTTAATCCTGTGTTTGTGGCAAAGTCAGTCACCACTTTactcaaaaattattttttgaaagcTGTATTTATTTGAATTgcggagagagtcaggttaagatgctgatcattgcagttattaattaacattaattgagcagtaacgaaagcaaagcctgaatttttcagcccTAAGAAACCTTAAATTTTGCCTTCAACACACTCAACGGTTGAGACATGGATACGTTGGTTAACCATTGTGACTATAAGCTTACAACGAAGTGAACAAGAGATACATCAGGCAACGTCCTACATGTGCCAAAGAAGAACACGTAAACTCCAAAAAACCTCTTGTTAGGAAAAATAGGGACCGTGTACCCCCGACCAAATGAAGGGGCACCACCTTTGGGGTTTTAGGGTAGATCTATAAACGACAGAATCGAAAATAAATCAGATAACGCtaattaaacaataaaaataaagctAATGCGAAAGTGCTAGTGGCaaggctgaccgtagaatgTCACAAGTTTCTCAACCGTCCCTTTTTGCAAATGTACTACTAATGAGCCTACGTGAACCGCGCTCGCAGCTAGTTCTCtgttccgtgtcggtaaaataTTGATTTATCTTAATAccgattatcacaaattacatattttgcctccactacaCAACCGAACAAACTCAAAGGTTGAGCCATGGGCGTGTTGGTCAGCCAGGCCCAAGATAGAAAGCTAAAGGTAGGGCTTGAGCTCACAGAGACAGATACTCAGAGTCTTCGATCCTACTAGCAAGAGAATCCTTAAGAAATGTTCTTTGCCGTAACTGAAGCCCAGCGACCATGGCGCTGAAGATTCCTCTCCGAAACACCAGAGCTGTCTGCTAAAGTAGCTCCGCCTGATCTGGCAGAATGAGTACTAAACCGGCTTAGAGATATCAGGTACAATATTCGCGAAAGACGATTTAAAAGACTGCCTACAGGTCGAATACCTAATCGGCTTGTTAATAGGTGATATGGCCCTAAGATACTCATCTGAATTCACAGGAACCATGACCTTCAGCATATACAGTTTAAGTAATTTAATAAAAGAACACGGACAGGTGTTAGATGAGGATTCAGCAATGACGACCGATCTGCCCTCCCTCAGCCGATCAGTCTTACTTTTCTCTATGCTGATTGTAACATAACCCTCGCTAAACTGAACATCCCTTCCTCGAATAACGCATAACTTCCAAGAAATTGTAAAAGGTCGTCTAGATTAGACACTACAGGAAGAAGCATGAGGTGGTGGTTTTCCAGGGGTTCCTTTCTGTTGACTAGTGGCTGACTGGCAAGGCGAACAGCTCCTCCTTTTACGGCAATAACTGTAGGAAGTGCTGTTGGTGAGTCGAAGCCTGCAAGAAGATGAATCCACTTGAACGCGTAGAAGGCGCAGTTGGTGGTAGCGACGGACTTGGACGACTCGAGGAGGTATTGGAAGTACATGTATAAGGCAGAATCAATTGGTCTGACTGGAAACTCCGAAGTACCCAAGACATCGTTAGCAAAGGCTTTCCACGTGTTAAAAGCTCtcaagtaattttcaaatgtcccAGACGCTTTGGAAGCAAGCACGGTGGACTTGAGATTCTCTATTAGCTGAACCACCCTAGCGGAATTTTGGCCCCCTGAAGACCAGAAAACGGAAGTGAAGATATCTAtctttgatcaaaaataagacacaaacagcagtgataaacatattgaacttgttcattttgattatgacttgacgtttcgtatgtgctctacatacattttcaaaagtaaccgttgaaatttaaaacagctatttatatataacaaagcggatgaggggactggaacctagattaattCATGATGTGGTACTTAGCTGCTCCTGATGTGGGAGGCAGATTCTGAGGTTCAACCTGAAGGCCTCTTCTCATGGTGTCGGCGACGCAAGCTGTTTCAGTCTCCGTTATGGAGTAGTGCTTATTGTATGTCTCTCCCAGTTTAATATCACTGCGTATAAGCTTAGCTGCAGCTCTGATAACATCTAGTTTCTCTTGTTATGGATCATCGTGCTCTTTCTGTGGCACGTGAAACTCCTCTAAAAACTAGGCAGCAGTTTGCTTGCGTGGTCATGTGGAATAAGAAGTAGGCAGCAGATGTTGTGTAGGacataagggggggggggggaaatagATGTGTGAAGGTGGGGTGGGGTAGGACAGAGGTACTGAAGaggatcagggaggggtaggtgAGTAGAAGGGAGGAAAAGATATCTAGTTCTcttttagaccccctaaaaaaccaagcccctgtttttgTTAACTACACCCcctcaaaagaaagaaaaatcccttttttagacatatgatttaaaatgaaaataaaaataaaacagttaaaaaaatttaaaccggtttgaaaaaaaaaaccaaccggtttaagaaaaattcaaaccaaaagcaaaattaaaccacaaaatCTACACTGTGGGGTCTGGACTGGAATCAACATGTCTTGTTTTTGCATGTGGATCACACTTATTCTGGACAAGAGTGACGCCATCAAGAATGTCTGACGTGCTCATGAAACTCATGAAAAGAGGGCTTTGATCACTGGGTCATAGTTGGAAAACTTGGTATCTTGGTTCTTTTTCCATTGTCTCTCAGAGGCTAGAACATGCTTCATAAGCAACACCACGTTGCGACCATATCTCACGGTCTTCCtcaggcaactgacaacttGTCACGTGGCAGAAGTGCGATGTGACAAGTGGCTACCAATCAGCCTCACTGTCCTGTCCCACGTATGTGACAATGAGTGTCTGAGCCCTCCCTTCATATTGAGAGAGGAGTTTTCAACTCTCTCAGAAATGGCTTCTTTAACTCCTCTCCTGTGCCAGTGCTCTTCTCTGTCCAAGACCACCACGTCCGTCAGAGTAAATGCATGACCAGTGGAATTCAAATGTGTATACACTGCTGAGGTCTGTGCTGGATTAGAGCTTGGTCTTCGATGCTGGTTCATTCTCGCGCCAAGAGACTGCTGAGTCTCCCCCACATACCGTTGCTGACAATCTTGTTACCACACTTTACTCCATACACTATATTAGCTCGTTTCGCTTTGGGCACACTGTCCTTCACTCGAACTAGCTTTTGTCTCAAGGTGTTCCAAGGCTTGTAACAATCCTCAATTATTTAAacaccctgagtgttggtccagccagagttgaactcacgacctcccgcgtgacagcccggtgctcaaccaactgagccaccagtgcgcggTACT
This portion of the Montipora capricornis isolate CH-2021 chromosome 11, ASM3666992v2, whole genome shotgun sequence genome encodes:
- the LOC138024400 gene encoding uncharacterized protein, coding for MSQLSILLPVIVGILVPGALAHSKECEDCNNCCNVNCVSSEMRVEEQTKGTIRVSQLSNGDIIRGIRGTERMPGWCKVEAVYPRAHTDNFTTYDGFTKDHMVIDADTVRPYGKKGEVKKSRLFTLATECDAALNADGQAFTPISTTFCPHELSWGEYLPLIAAIRRVTNRTGYFWYLSDAFHDNQTAKVPRWIDMLLDICTELLRCTREGECQKFEKIMEEFVHEHLNRKYVVMVESAFPNMGGDVDKDETGTITEVVREKGTNNVVLFSAVGCAVAGLLIAVVASVLLYRMRVKRKQKALKEPHPNQPPVMVQDTKA